A stretch of DNA from Cellulomonas fengjieae:
ACCTGCTCGTCGCTGAGTCGCGTGCCGAGGAACTCGTCGGGGTTGAAGAAGTCCCGGTAGAAGTCCGTGAAGTAGGCGTACCGGTCCCTGCGGACGTCCGCCGCGACGTCCTCGAAGAACGAGGCCGGGACCGCGCCCTCGGGGTTGTCGTCCGTCTTGGTGAGGAAGGGCTCGAGGGACGCGAGGAACGCCGCCTTGGCGACGCGGGCCGAGCCGTAGGTGCCCAGGTAGCGTGCCACCTCGCCCGTGCCCATCGAGAAGCCGACCAGGACGACGTCGTGCAGGTCCAGGGTCTCCAGGACCGTGTTGAGGTCCGCCGCGAACGTGTCGTAGTCGTAGCCCACGGACGGCTGGCTGGACTGGCCGAAGCCGCGACGGTCGTAGGTGATGACGCGGTAGCCCGCGTCGAGAAGCGCGGCCGTCTGGCCCTCCCACGAGTTGCCGTCCAGCGGGAAGCCGTGGATGAGGACGACGGGCTGGCCCGATCCCTTGTCCTCGTAGTGCAGCTGGATGTCGACCGTGTTCTCCGTACCGACCGTGATGCGACCCATGACGTGCCCCTTTCCTCCTGAGGAGAACGATCGTTCTCCGGCGATGTCGCCTACGATAGAGAACGCACGTTCTCAGCACAAGGGCTGGGCACGGACCTCAAGGGACGGTGGATCGTGGCGAACGCGACCGAGACGACGACCGAGACGCGCGAGCGGATCGTCGCGGCGGCCGGAGGGCTGTTCTACGCCCGCGGTTTCAACGCGGTCGGTATGGACGAGGTGCGCACGGCCGCCGGCGTCTCCCTCAAGCGCCTCTACGCCGAGTTCCCCGGCAAGGAACAGCTGGTGCTCGAGGTGCTCGCCGCGCGCCGTCGACGGTGGGAGGACGGGCTGGCGCGGACGGCGGCCGGGCTTGACGACCCGCGCCAGCGTCTCCTCGCCGTGTTCGACTTCCTCGAGGAGTGGTTCCGGGAGGACACCTTCCGCGGCTGCGGCTTCATCAACGCCTTCGGCGAGCTCGGTGCGACCTCACCGGCCGTCGCCGCCGCGGCACGCGAGCAGAAACGGGCCTTCCAGGACCACCTCGCCCGGCTCGCCGTCGAGTCGGGGGCCGACGAGTCCCTCGGGGCGCAGCTGGCACTGCTCGCCGAGGGGGCGCAGACGACGGCGGCCATCGCCGGGTGCGCCGACGCGGTGGGGCAGGCGCGCGGCGCGGCGGAGGTGCTGGTCGACGCCGCGCTCGGGCGGCGCTGAGCGGTCGTCCGCACACGGCCGGCCGCCGGAACGACGCGAGTCGTCCGGCGGCCGCCGCGCGAGGCGCTCGTCATGCGATGCGCGCCGCCTCACGCGGGTAGGTAACCTCGTCGCGGCCGACCTCCGGGTGGTAGCCGAGGCGCCCTCGGGTGCCGACCATGGTCACGATCGCGGCCACCGTCGCGCCGAGCAGCAGCGCGTGCTGGAACAGGCCGGTGTCCAGGCGGGGGAACATCTCGCTCAGGACGCCCGTGGAGTTGTTCACGCTGACGTGCAGCAGCATCGCCATCGGCAGGCTCTGCCCGGTCCGGTTGAACACCCACGTCATGACCAGGTTGAAGGTGATGCAGAACAGCACGAACTCGATCGGCCGGTACCAGGTGGCGGTCGGCCACTCGCCCCACTGGGTGAGGTAGAGCGGCAGGTGCCACACGCCCCAGACGACCCCGATCACCACGGCCGCGCGGGGCGCACCGAGCAGGCGCTGCATGCGGGGCAGCGCGAAGTCGCGCCAGCCCGGCTCCTCGGCGAGGCCGGTGGTCAGCATCTGCATGATCAGGCCGGGCACGAGAGCGACCAGCACGATCGTGGACGGCATCTGCACGTCACCGCCCGAGAAGACGAACGAGGACAGCACCATGGCAGCGGGGACGCCGAGCAGGATGGTGACGTACCAGCGCCAGCCGACCTTCCACCGCCACAGCCTCCCCGCCCAGGCACGCAGCCCCGCGCGCCCGTCGGCGATCGCGGTCACGACGAGCGCGGCCCCGATCGGGCCGAGGTAGGCGCCGGGCAGCATGCCGAGCAGCTGGCCGCCCCCGGGACCACCCGGGAACTCGAAGCCCCAGATGCCGAGACCGTTCTGGGACAGGATGTACGGGATCCACGCGATCCAGCTGGCCGACAGGGCCAGCACGAAGAACGACAGGATCGGGCGGCGCCGGATGACGCCGCGGACGCCGGCTGGCTTCTGCGGCGCCGGGGCCGCAGCGGTGAGGACGCTCATGAGAGGTTCCTTTCGTCGGAGTGGCTGGGATGTGACTCGACGCTAGGAATCCGCGACCCCCTGCCGCGCGGGGCGGAGGGTGGAACCGTTCGGGGTGCATCGAAAGGTGGAGGCGCCGACCGCGGGGGTGCAGGAACCCCAGGGGCCCGCGCTCCTTGGCAGTCGAAACGTTTCGGGGAGTGCCCGGATGCGGCCCCGGCACTACCGTCGCAGGCGCCCACCTCGATGCGGCTCCTCGTTCTGCGACGGGCGTCGACCGGTGGGCGCGGCCGTTCCGCTCACCGGCGGGCCATCACGGAAGAGGACATCCATGTCACAGCGCACCAGGGCTCTCGGGTCCCTGTTCGCGGCCCTGCTGGCCATGACGGGGATCGGCGCGATCGCCGGCACGTCGGCGCAGGCGGCGGCCGGGTGCAAGGTCGACTACGCCGTCACCAACCAGTGGGGCGAGGGCTTCGGCGCCAACGTCACGCTCACCAACCTCGGAGATCCCCTGACCAGCTGGACCGTCGGCTGGACGTTCTCGTCGGGCCAGCGCATCACGCAGGCGTGGAACGGGACCGCGACACAGTCGGGCAACGCGGTCTCGGTGCGGGACGCGGGCCACAACGGCGTCGTCCGCACCGGTGGGACCGCCAGCTTCGGCTTCAACGGCACGTGGAGCGGCAGCAACGCCGTGCCCACCCAGTTCACCGTCAACGGGGTCGCCTGCACGGGGTCCGCGGGATCGACCCCCACCCCCACCCCCACGCCCACCCCCACCTCGACCACCACACCCCCGCCGCCCACGGGCACGACCCCGCTCGCCATCAACGGGCAGCTGAGCGTCTGCGGCGTGAACCTGTGCAACCAGTACGGCAAGCCGATCCAGCTGCGCGGGGCCAGCACGCACGGGCTGCAGTGGTTCCCCGGGTGCTACAACACGAGCTCGCTGAACACCCTGGCGAACGACTGGAAGGCCGACGTCCTGCGGATCGCGATGTACGTCAACGAGGACGGCTACGTCACCGACCCCAGCGGCTTCACCGCACGGGTCAACACGCTGGTCGACCAGGCCGAGTCGAGGGGCATGTACTCGATCATCGACTTCCACACGCTCACGCCGGGTGACCCGAACGTGAACCTGGAGAACGCGAAGACGTTCTTCCGCAACGTCGCCACCCGCAACGCTGCCAAGAAGAACGTCATCTACGAGATCGCGAACGAGCCGAACGGCGTGACCTGGGAGCAGATCCGCACCTACGCCAACCAGGTCATCCCGATCATCAAGGCAGCCGACCCGGACGCCGTGATCATCGTCGGCACGCGCGGCTGGTCGTCGCTCGGCGTGTCCAACGGGTCGAGCTCGGCGGAGATCGTGGCCAACCCCCTGGCGTTCTCGAACATCATGTACGCGTTCCATTTCTACGCAGCGTCGCACCAGGACAACTACCGGGCCGAGGTGCGCAACGCGGCCGCCAAGCTGCCCATCTTCGTGACCGAGTGGGGCACCACGAGCGCGACGGGCGGCGGCACCGTCGACATCGCCAGCTCGACGGCGTGGCTCGACCTGCTCGACTCGCTGAAGATCAGCCACGTCAACTGGACCTACTCGGATGCCAACGAGAGCAGTGCCGCCTTCCGGCCGGGCACCTGCGCGGGGTCGAGCTACGGCACCGGCCAGCTGACACAGTCCGGTCAGTTCGTCCGCAGCAGGATCGTCACGGCGGACAGCTTCCCGACGAGCTGACCAACCGCGCCGCCGCCCCGGGGGCCCCTCCCTCCGGGGCGGCGGAGCTGTCTGCAGGGCCGGTCCTAGGGTCCACAGCATGAGATCCTTCGTCCCATGACTGACGTCGCTGCATGGGACCGCCGGGTCGAGGAGTTCTGGGCGACCGCGGACGGCAGTGACGTCGACGGCGTACTGACCAGCATGAACGCGCTCGTCGCGGAGCGCCCCGCCGGAGACGCCGCGGCGCTCATGGAGTGGGCGGGCGCCCACGACTTCGTCGGCCTGGAGGCGGAGGCGATCCCGCTGTACCGCGAGGCGATCGCGGCCGGCCTCGACCCCGAGCGCGAGGCGCGGGCGGTCCTGCAGCTGGCGAGCTCGCTGCGCAACGTCGGGCAGCCCGACGCGGCGGTCGAGCTGCTGCAGGCCACGGCCGGGCACCCCGCCGTGGGTGCCGCGCGCGACGCCTTCCTGGCCCTGGCGCTCCTCGACGCGGGACAGCCGGGCGCAGCCCTGCGGGTCGCGCTGGAGGCGCTGACACCGACGCTGCCCGCCTACCGCAGCGCCCTGACGCACTACGCCTCCCAGCTGCCGTCGGCCGAGTAGCCCTCCGCCGAGCAGCACGGGTGCCACCCGATCTGGCCTCAGTACGCGTAGCGGGTGACGCGCTCCGGGTGGATCACGAGCCGGACCTGGTCCTCGGCGAGGATCGTCGCGAGGTCCCGCGCGTGCACCGGGTCGGACAGGTCCCAGTAGCGCGCGGCGAGGCGGGCGGCGAGGTCGTGCGCGCCCTGGGTCTCGACGGTGACCGGACCGGACACCGACACCCAGTGCTCGCGCTCGCCCACCGGGGCGGCGACGACGAGCGACGCGCGGGGGTCACGCCGCAGCCGGCGCACCTTGAGGGCGTCGGGCGTGGTGAACAGCTGGACCGTGCCGTCGTCGGCCACCTCGAACCACACCGGCCGCGGCTGCGGCGGCACGGGGCCGGCGGCGACGGTCAGGAAGCCGTGCAGCGCACGACGCAGGAGCTCGAGGTCGTCGGTGGACAGGGACGCGTCAGCACTCATCACGGCTCCTCGGTGCGGGACGGCTCTCGTCGGGTCAACCGCACGACGGGCCTCCTTCATCCCCCGCCCGCTCGACGCGCGTCGGCCGCCGCGAGCGCCGCCCGCATCGACTCCCGCGACGCCGGTTCCCACGGTCCGGAGGTGGCCAGCGGGATCTCGGTCATGAACCGCCGCTCGGCCTCAGGGATCAGCGCGGCGACGCGGTCGGGGTCCGACCCGGCGGTGCCGTACAGGTGCGGGCCGTCCGCGTAGAACAGGTCGAGCACGACGAGCCGCCCGTCCGCCGCGCGCATGACGTTGGTCGGGTTGCGGTCCAGAGGCCCGCACCACGGAAGCTCCCGGCGTGCCAGCGCGTGGACGTCGTGCACGATCGCCGCGAGCTCGGCCAGGTCCGGGCGCGGTTCTGCCAGGGCCTCGTGGAACGCGATCGCCTCGTCGTCCGGGACGGGCGCGAGCCACTCGAGCACCTGCAGGTCGCCCCCGCCCGTCAGGCGTCGGTGCGCGAGCAGGACGGGAACCCGGCGCGTGTGCGCCGCCCGCACGTACAGGGCGGCGGAGTACGGCCCGGTGGGGTCGAACGGGCTGATCCGGGCCGCGGCCGCGCCGTCGGGCGAGCGCAGCGCGATGGCCCAGTCGCCGGCGCCGCACGGTGTCCACCCGTCGCGCAGCAGCACCTCCTCCACCTGCCGGTGGTCCACCGGGCCGGTGAGCAGGTTGCGGCCGACGAGGTACCGGGGCATGTCCTGCAACGCCATGCCCGGAGCCTAGGGACGGACGTCGACGATGCCATTCTGATAAGCCCACACGACCGCCTGCAGCCGCGACTTCACACCCAGCTTCGGCATCGCCCTGGCCAGGTGCGACTTCACGGTCGAGACCTCCAGGAAGAGCTCGCGGGAGATCTCCTCGTTGGACATGCCCTGGGCCAGCAGCAGGAGGATGTCGAGCTCGCGCGGCGTCAGCAGCTCGCTGGCGCGCGCGGCGGTCACCGGCTGCGTCCGGCGGCGCGTGACCACCTCCCGCAGCACCCGCCGGGTCAGCGCGTTGGCCAGCATGCCGTGGCCCGCTGCCACCGACCGGACGGCCTCGACGAGCGTCTCCGGCTCGGCGTCCTTGAGCAGGAAGCCGGACGCGCCCGCCTCGAGCGCGCCGAACAGGTACTCGTCGACGTCGAACGTGGTCAGGACGAGGACCGGGATCGGGTCCACGACGTCGGGGCCGCACAGCTCCCGCGTCGCGGTGATCCCGTCCTTGCCCGGCATGCGGATGTCCATGCAGACCACGTCGGGCCGCAGGGCGCGGGCCAGGGCCACGGCGGTCGCCCCGTCGGCGGCCTGCCCGACCACCTCGATGCCCGGCTCTGTCGTCAGCATGGTGGACAGGCCGGCGCGCACGAGCGGCTGGTCGTCGGCGACGACGACCCGCAGGTTCGGGGTACCGCTCGGGACGTCGCTCATCGGAGCTCCTCGGTGGGTGTGGTCGGGATCGCGAGCGAGACCTGCCACCCGCCGTCGAGGGTGGGTCCGTACTGGAGCGTCGCGCCGGTCAGCTCGGCGCGCTCCTGCATGCCGACCAACCCGTAGCCCGGGTCGTGGTCGGTCAGCGCCTCACCGGGACCGGGTGCGGTGTTGCGGACCCGCAGCTCGACGTGGTCGTCGGCCCGGACGTCGATCCGGACCGTGCAGCGCGCCCCGTGCGCGTGCCGGGCCGCGTTGGCCAGCGCCTCCTGGACCACCCGGTACGCCGCGAGCTGCGCGAGCGGACCGATCACGCCCGAGGCGGCCACCTCGTCGACCGGGCCCGAGGTCTCCAGGTCGACCTCCAGCCCCGACGCCCGCGCCTGCGCGACCAGGTCGGCGATGCCGGCCAGCGTCTCCATCCGTACCGGGCCGTCCGGGTCGGGCGGGTCCTCGGTGTCGCGCAGCAGCACCACGAGGTTGCGCAGGTCGCGCAGCATCGCCGTGCTCTGCTCCCGGACCTGCGCGACGGCCCGCTTGGCGCCCTCGGGGTCCACGTCGATCTGGCGGCCGACGGCGGCGCTCATCACGGCGATGCCGGACAGGTGGTGCGCCGCGATGTCGTGCAGCTCGCGCGCCATCGCCGTCCGCTCCCGCTCGACGGCGACCCGGACCAGGGCGTCGCGCTCGCGGCCCTGCGCCTCGACCGTGCGGGCGACGGCGGCCACGGCGTCCTGCCGTGCGCCCACGACGCTCGCGAGCACGAAGGGCAGCCCGACCGCCGCGACCGCCTGCAGGGCACCGGCGATGACGACGGTCCACCCCTCGCCGCCGCTCCGGATCTCGGCGGCGGCCACGCCGACGGCCACCAGGGCACCGGCCCCGAGCAGGGTCGGCGCGAGGCGCCGGACGGGCCGCGCGAGAACCACCCGGTACGTCGCGACGATCACCACGATGAGGCCGGCGCCGACGGCCTCGCCGAGCCACTGCAGGGCGGGCATCGCCGCGGCGACTGCGAGCACCGTGGCGCGCGGGTGCCCCCGCCACACGCCGAGCACGACCGCCTGCGCCGTGAGCACGGCGATAGCGCCCCACCACGCCGCGTCGCCGAACTCCGGGACGCCGCGCGCGGCGGACGGGTCGGCCTGGTTCAGCCCGAGGGAGGCGGCGAGCAGCCCGACCGACAGCAGCCAGCAGACCGCCGGGACGAGGTACGTCGCCCGGCGGCCGTGCTGAGCGGGGTGCTCGATCACCGACGTCACGATAGACGCGCCGCCTCGAGCCCGTGGTCGGCAGCCGGTGGTGGCGGTGCCTGCGCGGTGATGGCGCTCATCCGAGTGTCCCTTCGTCGACGTCGGTCTGACGTGACTCGACGTTAGGAGCCGGGGACCTCGTGCCGCGCCGGGCCGAGGATGGAACGTCGGCGGTTGCATCCAAAGGTGGAGCCGGTCGAAGGTCCGCCTCGGAGCCTCGGCACGATCCTCAATCGGTTGCCGAATAGGCAACACACAACGTAGCGTTGTGTGCATGAGCAACGAGCGTCAGACCACCGTCGCCCCGGACGCGTACCTGTCGGCCATCGAGGCCGACCGCACCGCGCTGGACCAGCGTGCTCGCCAGCCGGCGTGGCTCGCACCCGCACTCGGCGCCGTGACCGCCACCTGGGTCGCGACCGGCGACACCGCCCGCTCGGACGGGACGAGCCCCTGGTTCTTCCTGTTCATCGTGGCGATGGGCCTCGTCCTCGTGGCGACCCGATCCACGGGGGTCAAGCTCAAGGGCATCGGGACCCGTGGCTGGGTCGCCTACCTCGCCCTCGTCGCGGTGGGCCTGCTGCTGTACAGCGCCGGGCTCGCCCTGTTCTCCCTCGACCTGGACTGGTGGGTGGCCGTGCCGGCCGTGCTGATGTTCGGCGCCACGGTCGCGACGGTGCGGGTCGTCGATGCCTCTGCGCGCAGGTCCTTGCACCGTGACCGTTGAGGCGCGGCCGGACGAGATCGTCCACAACATAGTGCGCCTGCGGATCTGCGGGCTGCTGCGCCCCGTCGACGCCCTGACGTTCTCGACTCTCGCAGCAACGCTCGAGCTGACCAAGCCGGCACTCTCCAAGCACCTGCGCATCCTGACCGACGCCGGCTACACGACGATGAGCCGCTCCTCCTCCGACGAGCGGACCGACCGCCGGCAGATCACCTGGGTGCGCCTGACGCGCGAGGGTCGGCGAGCGTTCGACGGACACGTCGCGGCGCTCCGTCAGATCACCGAGATCGAGGCCGACCGGCCCGGCCCTGCCACCGTCTGACGTGACTCGACGACAGGGAATCGGGGACTCGTGCCGCGCGGGCGTGAGGGGATGGACGCACGCCCGCGCGGGCGCACCAGCTACACGACGACGATCTGCGACCCCTCGGGCGAGTGGTCCGCCAGCGCGACGCTCCGGATGGCCGGGTCGTCGTAGGTGTTCCAGTAGTAGGTCGTCGTCCTGGACGAGAAGAGTCCGGTGTAGATGGTCTTCTCGAACTCACCCGAGCCCATCGCGGCGGCGCCGTCCACCATCGCGACCTGCTGCAGGGTGTGGAACGCGCGGCTGACGTTCTCCTCCTCGCTCGCCTTCGTCGGGTAGTGCTCGTTGACGTACGCGGCGCGGACGAACCTGGACGGCGAGTAGTAGTCGCCGGGGATGCCTCGCATGTGCGACCCCGAGCCGAACGGGGTGAGCGTCGCCCTGCCCAGCACGGTCTCCTTGGGGAAGTCGGGCGCGGTGTTCAGGTAGTTGCGCAGGTTCTCGTGGTGCCATCCGAACCCGGGCTGATTGGCCAGGACGTCCACGTCGTCGTCGAAGACGTGCATGCCGTCGCTCGTGTACTCGACCACGATCGCCCGGGTCGCGTCGCCGATGACCCAGTGGAGCAGCGAGCTCGGGTACTTCTCGTTGATCGGCTTGTCCACGATCGCCACGTCCTGCAGCGCCGCCTCGACGTCATCGACGGTGGTGAACTGCGAGGCGACCCAGAGCGGAAACTCGAACGCGGCGACGTTGGTCGCGCCCTCCACCGGACCCGGCGCGTACGCCGCGTACCCCGGGAAGTTGAGTCCCGCCACGGCCAGCCCCGCGTCGTTCCCGCAGTCGAAGTAGAGCGGTGTGTCCTCCTCGACGATCCCCATGCCGATGGTCGCGTGCTGGATGCTCCCCACCGCCCCGAACGGCGACTTCGGGGCGTACCCCGTGGGCGTGACCACCACCCTCTCCCCGTAGCCGCTCGTCCAGTCGAGGTTCCGTGCGAGGTAGAGGTTGTCGCTACCGTCGGTGAACCTGATTCCCGTGCACATGTGGTGCCCCCTGTCTTCGGCAAGCCGCGTGACGTCGGAGGGCCCGGTCGGCGCCCCCGCTCCATCGTGCGCCCGCGGGCGGACTCCTGCACTGCGGCGACGACCGCGCGTGCTGAACCGTTTCGGACCGCTCCCCGAGCCGACGGGTTGTGGATAGGTTCGCCGGGCGGCGTAATTCGTCCGCCGTCGCCGTCCCGGGCACCGACGCCCGGGACCCGCTGGAGGGAGCGACACGTGAGACAGGCCAAACCGTCCCGGAACCGACTCGTCCTGCTGGTGGCCGCGGCCGCCGCCCTCGTGCTGGGCGGCCTGATCGCGCCGGCCTCGGCGCTCACCGGAGGTCCCGTCCAGACGGCCGCGACCGCCGGGTGCGGCCGGCCCGCGGGCCTGGCGACCGGCACCCACACGCTCACCAGCGGCGGGGTGTCGCGCACCTACCGCCTGGACGTGCCGTCCGGCTACGACCCGAACCGGCAATACCGCCTCGTGGTGGGGCTGCACTGGTGGCACGGCACGGCCGCCGACGTGGTGAACCAGAACTTCTACGGGTTGAAGCCGCTCGCCGGCAACAGCACCGTGTTCGTGGCGCCGCAGGGCATCGACAACGCCTGGCCCAACACCAACGGCCGGGACGTCACGTTCGTCGACGACGTGCTGCGCGCCGTCGAGTCCGCGCTGTGCATCGACACCACCCAGCGGTTCGCGACCGGCTTCAGCTACGGCGGCGGCATGAGCAACGCGCTGGCGTGCGCCCGGGCCGACGTGTTCCGTGCGGTCGCGGTGCTCAACGGTGCGCAGCTGTCCGGGTGCGCCGGCGGCACCCAACCCATCGCCTACCTCGGCTCGCACGGTGTGGTCGACGACGTCCTGAACATCTCGCAGGGCCGCGCGCTGCGGGACCGTGCGCTGCGCAACAACGGGTGCCAGGCCCAGCAGGCCCCCGAACCCGCCGCGGGCAGCGGCACCCACGTGCGCACGGAGTACACCTGCCGTGACGGCTACCCGGTCGTGTGGATCGCCTCCGACAGCGGCCACCAGTGGGACGCCCGGGACCGCGGGCAGCAGCAGTCCTGGGTGCCCGGCGAGATCTGGCGGTTCTTCACGTCGCTGACCTCGACGACGA
This window harbors:
- a CDS encoding alpha/beta fold hydrolase, whose product is MGRITVGTENTVDIQLHYEDKGSGQPVVLIHGFPLDGNSWEGQTAALLDAGYRVITYDRRGFGQSSQPSVGYDYDTFAADLNTVLETLDLHDVVLVGFSMGTGEVARYLGTYGSARVAKAAFLASLEPFLTKTDDNPEGAVPASFFEDVAADVRRDRYAYFTDFYRDFFNPDEFLGTRLSDEQVRNAWNVAAGSGSVASAAAPLTWGTDFRADIPKVDVPALILHGTGDRILPIDATGRLFHKALPSAEYVEIEGAPHGLLTTHTAEVNEALLAFLAR
- a CDS encoding TetR/AcrR family transcriptional regulator gives rise to the protein MANATETTTETRERIVAAAGGLFYARGFNAVGMDEVRTAAGVSLKRLYAEFPGKEQLVLEVLAARRRRWEDGLARTAAGLDDPRQRLLAVFDFLEEWFREDTFRGCGFINAFGELGATSPAVAAAAREQKRAFQDHLARLAVESGADESLGAQLALLAEGAQTTAAIAGCADAVGQARGAAEVLVDAALGRR
- a CDS encoding CPBP family intramembrane glutamic endopeptidase translates to MSVLTAAAPAPQKPAGVRGVIRRRPILSFFVLALSASWIAWIPYILSQNGLGIWGFEFPGGPGGGQLLGMLPGAYLGPIGAALVVTAIADGRAGLRAWAGRLWRWKVGWRWYVTILLGVPAAMVLSSFVFSGGDVQMPSTIVLVALVPGLIMQMLTTGLAEEPGWRDFALPRMQRLLGAPRAAVVIGVVWGVWHLPLYLTQWGEWPTATWYRPIEFVLFCITFNLVMTWVFNRTGQSLPMAMLLHVSVNNSTGVLSEMFPRLDTGLFQHALLLGATVAAIVTMVGTRGRLGYHPEVGRDEVTYPREAARIA
- a CDS encoding cellulase family glycosylhydrolase, whose protein sequence is MSQRTRALGSLFAALLAMTGIGAIAGTSAQAAAGCKVDYAVTNQWGEGFGANVTLTNLGDPLTSWTVGWTFSSGQRITQAWNGTATQSGNAVSVRDAGHNGVVRTGGTASFGFNGTWSGSNAVPTQFTVNGVACTGSAGSTPTPTPTPTPTSTTTPPPPTGTTPLAINGQLSVCGVNLCNQYGKPIQLRGASTHGLQWFPGCYNTSSLNTLANDWKADVLRIAMYVNEDGYVTDPSGFTARVNTLVDQAESRGMYSIIDFHTLTPGDPNVNLENAKTFFRNVATRNAAKKNVIYEIANEPNGVTWEQIRTYANQVIPIIKAADPDAVIIVGTRGWSSLGVSNGSSSAEIVANPLAFSNIMYAFHFYAASHQDNYRAEVRNAAAKLPIFVTEWGTTSATGGGTVDIASSTAWLDLLDSLKISHVNWTYSDANESSAAFRPGTCAGSSYGTGQLTQSGQFVRSRIVTADSFPTS
- a CDS encoding tetratricopeptide repeat protein, whose translation is MTDVAAWDRRVEEFWATADGSDVDGVLTSMNALVAERPAGDAAALMEWAGAHDFVGLEAEAIPLYREAIAAGLDPEREARAVLQLASSLRNVGQPDAAVELLQATAGHPAVGAARDAFLALALLDAGQPGAALRVALEALTPTLPAYRSALTHYASQLPSAE
- a CDS encoding pyridoxamine 5'-phosphate oxidase family protein; the protein is MSADASLSTDDLELLRRALHGFLTVAAGPVPPQPRPVWFEVADDGTVQLFTTPDALKVRRLRRDPRASLVVAAPVGEREHWVSVSGPVTVETQGAHDLAARLAARYWDLSDPVHARDLATILAEDQVRLVIHPERVTRYAY
- a CDS encoding response regulator, whose amino-acid sequence is MSDVPSGTPNLRVVVADDQPLVRAGLSTMLTTEPGIEVVGQAADGATAVALARALRPDVVCMDIRMPGKDGITATRELCGPDVVDPIPVLVLTTFDVDEYLFGALEAGASGFLLKDAEPETLVEAVRSVAAGHGMLANALTRRVLREVVTRRRTQPVTAARASELLTPRELDILLLLAQGMSNEEISRELFLEVSTVKSHLARAMPKLGVKSRLQAVVWAYQNGIVDVRP
- a CDS encoding sensor histidine kinase, yielding MIEHPAQHGRRATYLVPAVCWLLSVGLLAASLGLNQADPSAARGVPEFGDAAWWGAIAVLTAQAVVLGVWRGHPRATVLAVAAAMPALQWLGEAVGAGLIVVIVATYRVVLARPVRRLAPTLLGAGALVAVGVAAAEIRSGGEGWTVVIAGALQAVAAVGLPFVLASVVGARQDAVAAVARTVEAQGRERDALVRVAVERERTAMARELHDIAAHHLSGIAVMSAAVGRQIDVDPEGAKRAVAQVREQSTAMLRDLRNLVVLLRDTEDPPDPDGPVRMETLAGIADLVAQARASGLEVDLETSGPVDEVAASGVIGPLAQLAAYRVVQEALANAARHAHGARCTVRIDVRADDHVELRVRNTAPGPGEALTDHDPGYGLVGMQERAELTGATLQYGPTLDGGWQVSLAIPTTPTEELR
- a CDS encoding transcriptional regulator — encoded protein: MTVEARPDEIVHNIVRLRICGLLRPVDALTFSTLAATLELTKPALSKHLRILTDAGYTTMSRSSSDERTDRRQITWVRLTREGRRAFDGHVAALRQITEIEADRPGPATV
- the bsh gene encoding choloylglycine hydrolase, translating into MCTGIRFTDGSDNLYLARNLDWTSGYGERVVVTPTGYAPKSPFGAVGSIQHATIGMGIVEEDTPLYFDCGNDAGLAVAGLNFPGYAAYAPGPVEGATNVAAFEFPLWVASQFTTVDDVEAALQDVAIVDKPINEKYPSSLLHWVIGDATRAIVVEYTSDGMHVFDDDVDVLANQPGFGWHHENLRNYLNTAPDFPKETVLGRATLTPFGSGSHMRGIPGDYYSPSRFVRAAYVNEHYPTKASEEENVSRAFHTLQQVAMVDGAAAMGSGEFEKTIYTGLFSSRTTTYYWNTYDDPAIRSVALADHSPEGSQIVVV
- a CDS encoding cellulose binding domain-containing protein, with the translated sequence MRQAKPSRNRLVLLVAAAAALVLGGLIAPASALTGGPVQTAATAGCGRPAGLATGTHTLTSGGVSRTYRLDVPSGYDPNRQYRLVVGLHWWHGTAADVVNQNFYGLKPLAGNSTVFVAPQGIDNAWPNTNGRDVTFVDDVLRAVESALCIDTTQRFATGFSYGGGMSNALACARADVFRAVAVLNGAQLSGCAGGTQPIAYLGSHGVVDDVLNISQGRALRDRALRNNGCQAQQAPEPAAGSGTHVRTEYTCRDGYPVVWIASDSGHQWDARDRGQQQSWVPGEIWRFFTSLTSTTTPPPTDNPTTPVPTTPPPTTPPPTDPTTPPPGACTATYRTVNSWPGGFQGEVTVRAGSASTSWNVSWRPAGERVDQVWNGTVTSQGGLVTVGNVAWNGRLAAGGTTTFGLLGSGTPPTPALTCTSA